A window from Bacteroidales bacterium encodes these proteins:
- a CDS encoding radical SAM protein, with the protein MVKILKYTPRYYEPFDGSVHYLCLNASDTCNYRCMKCMQSESIKIRPTIEPINVCDLLTRAKKELGIKTIYLSGSGETFLVGNGNTQIKLENYKKLIRQAYELDIAIVQFTNGYYLTEEMVEYLSDFDVSLVVSIDTLNPEKYSRLTNTGIEVFDKVMDNIKYARKKLPVVNSGEKRLYRLGVNMAISNVCEEDIDSVKSFCGDDIIFFSNYPLIKGSFKENIEYMCAGEDELEKFKQLCSKTSTYQGLAGVTTDGVCGFLKYGLTIDFDGKVLICPYDTNTGLLFGNISDYESMHDAFKIVQDKLTNFAEGKQNAMYCPLRHAEYDSFFDNDISNVLRTFAISTSQC; encoded by the coding sequence ATGGTCAAAATATTAAAATACACACCCCGTTACTATGAACCATTTGATGGTAGTGTACATTATTTATGCTTAAATGCATCTGATACATGTAATTATCGTTGCATGAAGTGTATGCAATCTGAATCTATCAAAATCAGGCCGACTATTGAACCTATAAACGTTTGCGATTTATTAACGCGAGCAAAAAAAGAATTAGGAATAAAAACAATTTACTTATCAGGTTCAGGTGAAACATTTCTCGTAGGCAATGGCAACACTCAAATAAAACTTGAAAATTATAAGAAACTGATAAGACAAGCTTACGAACTTGATATAGCCATTGTGCAATTTACAAATGGTTATTATCTCACAGAGGAAATGGTTGAATATTTATCCGATTTTGATGTTTCACTTGTCGTAAGTATTGATACCCTAAATCCTGAAAAATATAGCCGCCTAACAAATACTGGAATTGAAGTATTTGACAAAGTGATGGACAATATAAAATACGCAAGAAAAAAACTTCCTGTTGTTAATTCCGGCGAAAAACGCTTATATCGATTAGGCGTTAATATGGCAATTTCAAATGTTTGCGAGGAAGACATAGATTCAGTAAAGTCTTTTTGTGGTGATGATATTATTTTCTTTTCAAATTACCCATTGATAAAAGGTAGTTTTAAAGAAAATATTGAATATATGTGTGCCGGAGAAGATGAGTTGGAGAAATTCAAACAACTTTGTAGTAAAACATCAACATACCAAGGCCTAGCAGGTGTTACAACAGATGGGGTTTGTGGGTTTTTAAAATATGGTCTTACAATTGATTTTGATGGCAAAGTACTTATTTGTCCTTATGATACTAACACAGGTTTATTATTTGGAAATATTTCAGATTATGAATCAATGCATGATGCATTTAAAATTGTACAGGACAAACTAACGAATTTTGCTGAGGGAAAACAAAACGCTATGTATTGCCCTCTTCGCCATGCTGAGTATGATTCTTTTTTCGATAATGATATATCCAATGTATTAAGGACATTTGCAATTTCCACTAGTCAATGCTGA
- a CDS encoding ABC transporter permease subunit — protein MKKIIANTITGAVVFLIWEFSSRLELVDPTLLPPASNVFINLGHELVTPDFLLHIGATLRLMLGGFLLAIIIGVPLGMFMGLNRKVDSLLLFYVDFIRSLPAAALIPMYLVLFQGQIARILVIGTACGVIMAIGSRSGVLNMNPTRKEVATLLGWKPYELFKKLLLWETISEVLLSARIALSTSLILATVIEMLLGARYGLGDVLINSMPTDKPRMYAVIIILGILGYLLNMLFKIIELWLKRIGLYK, from the coding sequence ATGAAAAAGATTATAGCAAATACTATAACAGGAGCAGTTGTATTTTTAATTTGGGAGTTTTCATCCAGATTGGAGTTGGTTGACCCAACATTACTTCCTCCTGCCAGCAATGTATTTATTAATCTAGGTCATGAACTTGTAACTCCTGATTTTTTACTACATATAGGAGCGACCCTTCGTTTAATGCTTGGTGGCTTTTTACTTGCAATTATTATAGGGGTTCCTTTAGGTATGTTTATGGGGCTTAATCGGAAAGTCGATTCTCTTCTATTATTTTATGTTGATTTTATTCGATCATTACCTGCAGCTGCATTAATACCGATGTATCTCGTTTTATTTCAGGGGCAAATTGCACGTATTCTAGTTATTGGAACAGCATGTGGTGTTATTATGGCAATTGGAAGCCGATCAGGGGTTTTGAACATGAATCCAACACGTAAGGAAGTTGCTACTTTATTGGGATGGAAACCATACGAGTTATTTAAGAAACTTCTTCTCTGGGAAACTATTTCCGAGGTACTACTTAGTGCCAGAATAGCTTTGTCTACATCATTAATCCTTGCAACCGTTATAGAAATGCTTCTTGGTGCAAGGTATGGTTTAGGTGATGTTCTTATTAATTCTATGCCAACAGATAAGCCAAGAATGTATGCTGTAATAATAATTCTTGGAATACTTGGTTATTTGTTGAATATGTTATTTAAAATAATTGAATTATGGTTGAAACGAATCGGCTTATATAAATGA
- a CDS encoding ABC transporter ATP-binding protein, whose amino-acid sequence MIVLEKISKSYINQGVEQEVLKQLSISFHAGEIISIVGTNGSGKTTLLRMIAGLLFPDSGYIKFNFPDSQKPFIGIVHQSYRDSLFPWRTVYRNIHLSFEYFNGLVFSEEEENKQIESIISRFDINDISKKRPWALSGGQAQLVAIARALVHPQMKVLLMDEPFSALDGRNLQKAAKEIIETTRKNGAVTIVITHDIDVGILLGDRIAVLTSESKGITKVIEAPFKGEYNPEFLVNKMFLECKKEVLGALYPAGVIK is encoded by the coding sequence TTGATTGTTTTAGAGAAAATATCAAAATCGTACATTAACCAAGGCGTAGAACAAGAAGTTCTTAAGCAATTGTCGATTAGTTTCCATGCAGGAGAAATTATTAGTATTGTCGGAACTAATGGTAGCGGAAAGACTACCTTGCTACGCATGATTGCTGGTTTATTGTTTCCAGATTCTGGATACATCAAATTTAACTTTCCTGACTCCCAAAAACCATTTATTGGAATAGTTCATCAAAGCTATCGTGATTCTCTATTTCCTTGGCGAACAGTGTATCGTAATATTCATTTGTCATTTGAATATTTTAATGGGCTTGTTTTTTCTGAAGAGGAGGAGAATAAACAGATTGAATCTATAATCAGCCGATTTGATATAAACGATATAAGTAAAAAACGACCATGGGCACTTTCAGGAGGTCAAGCTCAATTAGTAGCTATTGCAAGAGCCTTAGTACATCCACAAATGAAAGTTCTTTTAATGGATGAGCCTTTCAGTGCGTTGGATGGTAGGAATCTTCAAAAAGCAGCAAAAGAAATAATTGAGACAACAAGAAAAAACGGGGCCGTTACTATAGTAATCACACACGATATCGATGTTGGAATCTTATTAGGAGATAGAATCGCAGTACTAACCTCAGAATCTAAGGGTATTACAAAAGTAATTGAAGCACCATTTAAAGGTGAATACAATCCTGAATTTCTTGTTAATAAAATGTTTTTAGAATGTAAAAAAGAGGTATTAGGTGCTCTCTATCCAGCAGGAGTCATAAAATGA
- a CDS encoding ABC transporter substrate-binding protein: MKDLSFKLLLSVFIIAFISQACNYSKKNSSKTNEANSTENRNLKVGYLPISAALPLFVAIEKELFKEQGINVEMVKYQNGALMAEDVLSGRIIAACPGPADIYLSKEVEQPGRFKIYLQTAYTPSNFMYSILVKKVSGIKTMKDLKGKKIGVFPGVTNKLLLEVLLKDMFGWEPDKDIIVQGVSAPLQLDALETGEYDAICPLEPTGTIGSFRKNIVMIEKGPIEKNVLNPLYITLHALSTKALKENPELVNKFVLAMGKAVDLIREDEQAMRAILPKYTSLTLEQSRLTPIGNCVKTNEASRADFQKLIDLLVSKGVLSKKIDANTLYLEVN; encoded by the coding sequence ATGAAAGACTTGTCATTTAAGTTACTACTATCTGTTTTTATAATAGCATTCATTTCGCAGGCATGTAATTATAGCAAAAAGAATAGTAGTAAAACCAATGAAGCAAATTCAACTGAAAACAGAAACTTAAAGGTAGGATATTTGCCAATTAGCGCTGCTTTACCTTTATTTGTTGCCATTGAAAAAGAATTGTTTAAGGAACAGGGAATTAATGTTGAAATGGTAAAATATCAGAATGGAGCATTAATGGCTGAAGATGTTTTATCAGGTCGAATTATTGCAGCTTGCCCTGGACCTGCAGATATTTATCTTTCTAAAGAAGTTGAGCAACCTGGTAGATTTAAGATATATCTCCAAACTGCTTATACTCCCTCAAACTTCATGTATTCCATATTAGTAAAAAAGGTTTCTGGAATAAAAACTATGAAGGATTTAAAAGGCAAAAAGATTGGTGTTTTCCCTGGTGTGACAAATAAATTGTTACTTGAAGTTCTTTTAAAGGACATGTTTGGATGGGAACCTGATAAAGACATAATTGTCCAAGGAGTCTCAGCACCTCTACAGCTTGATGCGCTTGAAACTGGAGAATATGATGCTATTTGTCCGCTTGAACCTACTGGAACAATCGGTTCTTTCCGCAAAAACATTGTGATGATAGAAAAGGGTCCTATTGAAAAAAACGTATTAAATCCTCTATATATTACATTACACGCATTGTCAACTAAGGCTTTGAAAGAAAATCCTGAACTTGTTAACAAATTTGTATTAGCAATGGGAAAAGCAGTTGATCTGATACGTGAAGATGAACAAGCTATGAGAGCAATCCTTCCAAAATACACTTCTTTAACACTTGAACAATCAAGGCTTACTCCAATAGGTAATTGTGTTAAAACAAATGAAGCAAGCAGAGCCGATTTTCAAAAACTAATCGATCTTCTTGTTAGCAAAGGTGTATTATCAAAAAAAATAGATGCTAACACCCTATACCTTGAAGTCAATTGA
- a CDS encoding glutaminyl-peptide cyclotransferase yields MIKIIKSGIFLAVILTFFAFSCKNGNNKKVITDEQSTQKSIYLIKFSAPSNGTLFSSGDNIDLTLKLQDEKAIPDSIILFVNEKKIGKVSEQTYKLKTNGLGLGTLNLRTTAYKEGLHQTASISVKLKSNLIPKNYTYKVIKTFSHDPDAYTQGLFYKDGFLYEGTGQKGSSSIRKVELETGKILQSVNLEEKHFGEGITLFNDKIYQLTWTSEIGFVYDFTTFKQVRTFHYNTQGWGLTTNDKELIMSDGSNNIYFMDPENFAEIKHVEVFDNKGAISELNELEYINGDIYANVYMTDKIVIIDTKTGMVKGVIDLKGLLKDSDRTNDVDVLNGIAWDAVGKRLYVTGKLWPKLYQVELVGK; encoded by the coding sequence ATGATAAAAATAATTAAATCAGGCATTTTCCTTGCAGTAATCTTGACCTTTTTTGCATTCTCATGTAAAAATGGTAACAATAAAAAGGTTATCACCGACGAACAATCAACACAAAAATCTATATACCTAATAAAATTCTCCGCCCCATCAAATGGAACTTTATTTAGTTCAGGTGATAATATTGATTTAACATTAAAACTACAAGACGAAAAGGCTATTCCTGACTCAATTATACTTTTCGTTAACGAAAAAAAAATCGGCAAAGTATCGGAACAAACATACAAACTAAAAACAAACGGATTAGGACTTGGTACGTTAAATTTAAGGACAACTGCATACAAAGAGGGATTGCACCAAACAGCATCTATATCGGTAAAACTTAAATCTAACCTAATTCCAAAGAACTATACCTATAAAGTAATTAAAACCTTCTCTCATGATCCCGATGCATATACACAAGGACTCTTCTATAAGGATGGTTTTCTTTATGAAGGAACGGGACAAAAAGGCTCATCGAGCATTCGAAAGGTTGAACTTGAAACTGGAAAGATTCTCCAAAGCGTTAACCTTGAAGAGAAGCATTTTGGCGAGGGAATAACCCTTTTTAATGATAAAATTTATCAATTGACATGGACATCTGAAATTGGGTTTGTTTACGATTTCACAACCTTTAAGCAGGTTAGGACTTTCCATTATAATACTCAGGGTTGGGGATTAACCACTAATGATAAAGAGTTGATTATGAGCGATGGATCAAATAACATCTACTTTATGGATCCCGAAAACTTTGCAGAAATAAAGCATGTTGAGGTTTTCGATAACAAAGGTGCTATCAGTGAACTCAACGAGTTAGAATATATTAATGGAGATATTTACGCCAACGTTTACATGACAGATAAGATTGTTATTATCGATACCAAAACGGGAATGGTAAAAGGAGTTATTGACCTTAAAGGATTACTCAAAGATTCCGATAGAACTAATGATGTTGATGTTCTTAACGGTATTGCCTGGGATGCGGTAGGGAAACGGTTGTATGTTACTGGCAAACTTTGGCCTAAACTATATCAGGTGGAACTGGTTGGAAAATAG
- a CDS encoding hydrolase, with translation MIKIAVDFDGTIVEHCYPSIGKVKLFAFETLKELQKKGYILILWTVRTGKELEEAVEFCRNNGVEFYAVNKNYPEEIVDESAPRKIEVDIFIDDRNLGGFPGWSEVWQILFPDLKMAELENKAVKKLQKQKSINRFFWKK, from the coding sequence ATGATTAAGATTGCCGTTGATTTTGATGGAACAATTGTTGAACACTGCTATCCTAGTATCGGTAAAGTAAAACTATTTGCATTTGAAACTCTAAAAGAACTTCAAAAAAAAGGATACATTCTAATCCTCTGGACTGTTAGGACTGGTAAAGAACTTGAAGAGGCTGTTGAGTTTTGCAGAAATAATGGGGTTGAATTCTATGCGGTTAATAAAAACTACCCTGAAGAAATAGTTGATGAATCAGCACCCCGGAAAATTGAAGTTGACATATTTATTGATGATAGAAATTTAGGTGGTTTTCCAGGTTGGAGCGAGGTGTGGCAAATACTTTTCCCTGACCTAAAAATGGCTGAACTCGAAAACAAAGCAGTTAAGAAGTTGCAAAAACAAAAATCGATTAATCGATTTTTTTGGAAAAAATAA
- a CDS encoding PorV/PorQ family protein gives MRKIALFLLLFVASAAVFSQTAKYSNDFLAIGVGAKWMGMGSIGSASCNDVGAAYWNPSGLIGLQNRYQIEALHASYFAGMASYNHIALGYKPDSTSAMAFSVIRFGVDDIPNTIDLIDENGNINYDRLKTFSIADYAFLFSYAKTTPISHLWVGGNAKLIYRSVGKFASAWGFGLDASARYQLNKWLFGATVKDITTTFNLWSFNSKALEITVVDSTYNTAPKNNLEITLPRLILGIARTFKLNENLNLTAETDFDFTFDGKRNTLISGKPTSIDPHFGLEVCYRNIVFVRVGANNIQRNSGFSGSNELTLQPSLGVGIKFRSINIDYAMTNAGSQGYSRYSNIFSIRWSFDSFKH, from the coding sequence ATGCGGAAGATTGCCCTATTCTTGTTGCTTTTTGTTGCTAGTGCTGCTGTTTTTTCTCAAACAGCAAAGTATAGTAACGACTTTCTTGCAATTGGGGTTGGTGCAAAATGGATGGGTATGGGCAGTATAGGTTCTGCCTCATGTAATGATGTGGGAGCAGCATATTGGAATCCTTCGGGATTAATTGGGTTGCAAAATCGGTATCAGATTGAAGCATTACACGCTAGTTACTTTGCTGGAATGGCTAGTTATAACCATATCGCATTAGGTTATAAACCAGATTCAACCTCAGCGATGGCATTCTCCGTAATTCGTTTTGGGGTTGATGATATCCCAAATACCATCGATCTAATTGATGAAAATGGGAATATTAATTACGATAGACTTAAAACCTTTTCAATTGCTGATTATGCTTTTCTATTTAGCTATGCAAAAACAACCCCTATTTCTCACCTTTGGGTTGGCGGAAATGCTAAGCTAATTTATCGGAGCGTTGGGAAATTTGCCTCCGCTTGGGGCTTTGGACTGGATGCCTCGGCACGATACCAACTTAATAAGTGGCTATTCGGTGCTACGGTAAAAGATATAACAACAACTTTTAATTTATGGTCGTTTAATTCAAAAGCATTAGAAATAACAGTTGTTGATAGCACTTACAATACTGCTCCAAAAAATAATCTTGAAATTACTTTACCTAGATTGATATTAGGCATAGCTCGTACATTTAAACTCAACGAAAATCTTAACCTTACCGCTGAAACCGATTTCGATTTTACTTTCGATGGCAAACGTAATACGCTAATTTCAGGTAAACCCACAAGTATTGATCCTCATTTTGGGTTAGAGGTTTGTTATAGAAATATTGTTTTTGTTCGTGTTGGTGCCAATAATATCCAACGAAATAGCGGATTTAGCGGTAGTAACGAATTAACCCTACAACCAAGCCTTGGGGTTGGAATTAAATTCCGAAGTATAAATATAGATTATGCTATGACCAATGCAGGAAGCCAAGGCTATTCTCGGTATTCAAATATCTTCTCCATACGTTGGAGTTTCGATTCCTTCAAACATTAA
- a CDS encoding CDP-diacylglycerol--serine O-phosphatidyltransferase, with protein sequence MISNNKIIRHLPNVITLLNLVAGCLSIVSAFEGNLQIAGLLIIIAGVFDFFDGFTARLIGAYSALGKELDSLSDVVSFGVAPSMIMYHLLKNSLGLDASEGLLTGHLILAAPFLLAAFSSLRLGIFNLDQRQTSSFIGLATPPSAFFTVGIVFGLHSGWSNVFEYFTSSPTLLILMIVIQSALLVCELPMFSLKLKTLKFSIAYKQILLLSGSLVLILIFYKASLPLIILWYILLSTFFWILEGGDKGSSKEVIGS encoded by the coding sequence ATGATTTCGAATAATAAGATTATTAGGCACTTGCCAAATGTTATTACTCTGCTTAACTTAGTAGCAGGCTGTTTATCGATAGTTTCAGCATTTGAAGGGAATCTTCAAATTGCCGGATTGTTGATTATAATAGCTGGAGTTTTTGACTTTTTTGATGGATTTACAGCCCGTTTGATTGGCGCATACTCAGCGCTTGGAAAAGAATTAGATTCCCTTTCGGATGTGGTAAGCTTTGGTGTTGCTCCTTCCATGATCATGTATCATCTTTTAAAAAATTCATTAGGATTAGATGCTTCTGAGGGTCTTTTAACAGGGCATTTAATATTGGCAGCACCATTTCTGCTTGCAGCATTCTCATCGCTTCGTTTGGGTATTTTCAATCTTGATCAACGCCAAACCTCCTCGTTTATTGGTCTTGCAACACCTCCAAGCGCATTCTTTACGGTAGGTATTGTTTTTGGGCTTCACAGCGGATGGAGTAATGTTTTTGAATACTTTACATCATCACCAACGCTATTAATATTGATGATAGTTATTCAATCAGCGTTACTCGTTTGTGAATTGCCAATGTTTTCGCTAAAACTTAAAACCTTAAAATTTTCAATTGCTTACAAGCAGATTTTATTACTTTCAGGCTCTTTGGTTCTAATATTAATATTTTACAAAGCATCGCTGCCGCTGATAATATTGTGGTACATCTTATTGTCAACTTTTTTCTGGATTCTTGAAGGAGGAGATAAAGGGAGTAGTAAAGAAGTTATTGGAAGTTAA
- the purS gene encoding phosphoribosylformylglycinamidine synthase subunit PurS, whose translation MKFIAEINVMPLKALLDPQGKAVGMTMHSIGYTDVTNVRVGKHITMEIEAPSKNAALEKVNEACSKILSNPVMEGFEYTVKEIKD comes from the coding sequence ATGAAATTTATTGCAGAAATAAACGTGATGCCTTTAAAGGCTTTACTCGATCCGCAAGGAAAGGCTGTTGGGATGACCATGCATAGTATTGGCTATACCGATGTTACAAATGTACGTGTAGGCAAGCATATCACTATGGAAATTGAAGCTCCATCAAAAAATGCTGCTCTTGAAAAAGTTAACGAGGCTTGCTCTAAAATTCTTTCAAATCCAGTAATGGAAGGTTTTGAGTATACCGTTAAAGAGATAAAGGATTAA
- a CDS encoding bifunctional 3-deoxy-7-phosphoheptulonate synthase/chorismate mutase type II — translation MTTTLNILPLSDWFPGLNQPLLIAGPCSAECEEQVVETAHGIAKIGRVQILRLGIWKPRSRPGTFEGAGDEALQWLKRVKKETRLLTAVEVATPIHVEKAIAAGVDVLWVGARTTSNPFSVEQIAQALMGIDIPVLVKNPVNPDLELWIGALERFNRAGIVKLAAVHRGFYPYERSRLRNIPKWELAIDLKSKFPNLPIICDPSHIAGHASLVPEIAQKALNLSMDGLMIEVHRNPSLALSDAKQQISPLQLELMLNELIFRSTSSQNVEFIDKLEQLRDKIDSIDQQMIELLAQRMRIVEEIGEYKKNNNVSVFQLRRWENILKSRIDCGKRLGLDDEYIKDLLQLVHKESIRKQVDILNRKDKLSAE, via the coding sequence ATGACTACAACACTCAATATATTACCACTATCCGATTGGTTTCCAGGATTAAACCAGCCTCTCCTTATTGCAGGGCCATGCAGTGCCGAGTGCGAGGAGCAGGTTGTGGAAACAGCCCACGGAATTGCAAAAATTGGAAGAGTTCAAATACTTCGACTTGGAATTTGGAAGCCCCGTTCACGACCAGGCACTTTTGAGGGCGCTGGGGATGAGGCCCTTCAATGGCTTAAACGTGTAAAAAAGGAAACTCGACTACTCACGGCTGTTGAGGTTGCTACTCCAATTCATGTAGAGAAGGCAATTGCTGCTGGAGTTGATGTGTTATGGGTTGGTGCTCGAACAACTTCAAATCCTTTTTCGGTGGAGCAGATCGCTCAGGCGTTAATGGGCATTGATATCCCTGTGCTTGTAAAAAACCCTGTAAATCCTGATCTTGAACTATGGATTGGTGCGCTTGAACGTTTTAACCGAGCAGGGATTGTTAAACTTGCAGCAGTGCATAGAGGCTTCTATCCCTATGAAAGAAGTAGGTTACGAAACATTCCCAAGTGGGAGCTTGCTATCGATTTAAAAAGTAAATTTCCAAACCTACCTATTATTTGCGACCCAAGTCATATTGCCGGACACGCATCTCTTGTTCCTGAAATTGCTCAAAAAGCGCTTAACCTATCAATGGATGGGTTGATGATTGAGGTTCACCGTAATCCCTCCCTTGCTCTTAGCGATGCAAAGCAGCAAATTAGCCCGTTACAACTCGAATTAATGCTTAATGAGTTGATTTTCAGATCCACATCATCGCAAAATGTTGAATTCATTGACAAACTTGAGCAACTGCGGGATAAAATCGATTCCATTGATCAACAAATGATAGAGCTTTTGGCTCAAAGAATGAGAATTGTAGAGGAGATTGGAGAGTACAAAAAGAACAATAATGTTAGCGTTTTTCAGTTACGTAGATGGGAGAATATTCTAAAATCAAGAATTGATTGTGGAAAACGCTTGGGACTGGATGATGAGTATATAAAAGACCTGCTCCAGCTAGTTCATAAAGAATCCATCCGAAAGCAGGTTGATATATTAAATAGAAAAGATAAGTTATCCGCAGAGTAA
- a CDS encoding DUF1003 domain-containing protein, with product MERKDESTCCVCKKVFSENHLISGYGIRHELEALIKVEHPEWTDECNICSEDLNRFRRVYVQNLVTEERGKIESLEQEVINSIHNSELLAVNPIKTYDEKTSLGDNIADRVAKFGGSWSFIITFFSILLAWILVNTIVLLNRAFDPYPFILMNLILSCIAAIQAPIIMMSQNRQETKDRIRSENDYKVNLKAEIEIRTLHEKVDHLLLDQWSRLMKTQEVQLEMLEDLSKEIKKLKKG from the coding sequence ATGGAACGCAAGGACGAGTCAACCTGTTGTGTATGTAAAAAAGTATTTTCAGAAAATCATCTAATTTCTGGTTATGGGATAAGACATGAATTGGAGGCGTTAATAAAAGTTGAACACCCTGAATGGACTGACGAATGCAATATTTGCTCCGAAGATTTAAATCGATTCCGACGAGTATATGTTCAAAATTTAGTTACAGAGGAAAGGGGTAAGATTGAATCACTTGAACAGGAGGTTATCAATAGTATTCACAATAGTGAGTTGCTTGCGGTGAATCCTATAAAAACCTATGACGAAAAAACTTCTTTGGGCGATAATATTGCCGATAGGGTTGCAAAATTTGGTGGTAGTTGGAGTTTTATCATCACGTTCTTTAGTATTTTATTAGCGTGGATTTTGGTAAATACCATTGTGTTGCTAAATAGAGCATTTGACCCTTACCCTTTTATTCTCATGAACCTGATTCTATCTTGTATTGCTGCAATTCAAGCGCCGATTATTATGATGAGTCAGAACCGTCAGGAAACTAAAGATAGGATTCGTTCCGAGAACGATTACAAGGTGAATCTTAAGGCCGAAATCGAAATAAGAACCCTTCATGAAAAGGTTGATCACCTGTTACTTGATCAGTGGTCGCGATTGATGAAAACCCAGGAAGTTCAACTAGAAATGCTCGAAGATCTGAGTAAGGAGATAAAGAAACTTAAGAAGGGTTAG
- a CDS encoding protein tyrosine phosphatase, protein MRKKIILFGLICFVIAIAEPVLSQTQNRPSSWGVKVPSKNLDNLYRVSDDLYRSEQPNKEAFVELKSMGIKSVLNLRTTEKDDDLIGNLTLKAYLVPMDAGSFTDKEIIEALKVIANAPKPMLVHCRHGADRTGVVVAMYRIIFQGWTKEDALNELLNGGYGFHNNFKNIPEYIKNVNVERIKNELRK, encoded by the coding sequence ATGAGAAAAAAAATTATTCTATTCGGTTTAATCTGTTTTGTGATTGCGATAGCAGAACCTGTCTTAAGCCAAACTCAAAACCGTCCAAGTAGTTGGGGTGTAAAGGTTCCTTCTAAAAACCTTGATAACCTTTACCGTGTTAGCGATGATTTATATCGCTCGGAGCAGCCCAACAAAGAGGCTTTTGTTGAATTGAAAAGTATGGGCATTAAAAGTGTCCTAAACCTTAGAACCACTGAAAAGGACGATGATCTAATAGGAAACTTAACCCTTAAGGCATATCTTGTTCCTATGGATGCAGGAAGTTTTACCGACAAGGAGATAATTGAAGCCTTAAAGGTAATTGCCAATGCTCCAAAACCCATGCTGGTTCATTGTCGTCATGGTGCTGACAGAACAGGTGTGGTGGTTGCAATGTATCGAATTATTTTTCAGGGTTGGACAAAGGAAGATGCATTGAACGAGCTGTTGAATGGGGGTTATGGGTTTCATAATAACTTTAAAAACATCCCTGAATATATCAAGAATGTTAATGTTGAAAGGATTAAAAATGAGTTAAGAAAGTAA